In a genomic window of Flavobacterium crassostreae:
- a CDS encoding DUF3575 domain-containing protein has product MKIKLFLLTSLLTTSLAIGQTRTEETQTPLKIKVYTPTGLSTSGTTKDNSYKWVVKTDLLGFVSGEFPVIAEYRFSKKLSAEASAGLTYAYIANNFTLSGENDDDYGETKAAMGTAFRAAIKYYPSSDYDAIEGWSFGIQVFSKTNNREYQTEEKSYTTTPSVLEGKKDIKTKTGISLVIGKQIFQDSNIAFESFIGIGFANVTRERFVNVDDYDSNGKYLGLAIKPLKTTETLPNIQLGLRIGFGN; this is encoded by the coding sequence ATGAAAATAAAACTATTCCTACTAACTTCCTTACTAACTACTTCCTTGGCTATTGGCCAAACAAGAACAGAAGAAACACAAACTCCTTTAAAAATTAAAGTGTACACCCCAACAGGACTATCCACATCGGGCACTACCAAAGACAACTCCTATAAGTGGGTTGTAAAAACCGATTTATTAGGATTTGTATCCGGCGAATTTCCTGTAATTGCAGAATATAGATTTTCAAAAAAACTTAGTGCAGAAGCCTCCGCAGGCTTGACCTATGCCTACATAGCAAACAACTTTACTCTCTCTGGAGAAAATGATGACGATTACGGCGAAACCAAGGCCGCTATGGGTACTGCTTTTAGAGCCGCCATAAAATACTACCCTTCATCGGATTATGATGCTATTGAAGGTTGGTCCTTTGGGATTCAAGTATTTTCGAAAACAAACAACCGAGAATACCAAACCGAAGAAAAATCTTATACAACTACTCCTTCTGTCTTAGAAGGAAAAAAAGATATTAAAACCAAAACCGGAATCTCTTTGGTTATTGGAAAACAAATATTTCAAGATTCTAATATTGCTTTTGAATCTTTTATAGGTATTGGTTTTGCAAATGTAACCCGAGAGCGTTTCGTAAATGTTGACGATTACGACTCCAATGGCAAATACCTTGGATTGGCTATAAAACCTTTAAAAACAACGGAAACGCTACCAAATATACAATTGGGTCTTAGAATAGGCTTTGGGAATTAG
- the ahcY gene encoding adenosylhomocysteinase: MSTTTTPFVAFKVKDISLAAWGRKEIELAEAEMPGLMALRTEYKDEQPLKGARIAGCLHMTIQTAVLIETLIALGAEVTWSSCNIFSTQDQAAAAMAAAGIQVYAWKGLNEEDFDWCIEQTLFFGEDKRPLNMILDDGGDLTNMVIDRYPELVAGIKGLSEETTTGVHRLYERMKAGTLPMPAINVNDSVTKSKFDNKYGCKESAVDAVRRATDIMLAGKRVVVCGYGDVGKGTAASFRGAGSIVTVTEIDPICALQAAMDGFEVKKLNTVVANADIIITTTGNKDIVLGSHFEQMKDKTIVCNIGHFDNEIAVAWLNTNHGASKVEIKPQVDKYTINGKDIILLAEGRLVNLGCATGHPSFVMSNSFTNQTLAQIELWKNSAAYQNEVYMLPKHLDEKVAMLHLAKLGVELETLREDQAAYIGVGVDGPFKPEYYRY; this comes from the coding sequence ATGAGTACTACAACTACGCCTTTTGTGGCTTTCAAAGTAAAAGACATTTCTCTAGCTGCTTGGGGAAGAAAAGAAATTGAATTGGCCGAGGCTGAAATGCCTGGTTTAATGGCTTTACGCACAGAGTATAAAGACGAACAACCGCTTAAAGGTGCGCGTATTGCTGGATGCTTGCACATGACTATTCAAACTGCGGTTTTGATTGAAACTCTAATTGCTCTTGGTGCCGAAGTTACTTGGTCTTCTTGTAACATTTTTTCTACTCAAGATCAGGCTGCTGCTGCTATGGCTGCCGCCGGAATTCAGGTATATGCTTGGAAAGGGCTAAACGAAGAAGATTTTGACTGGTGTATTGAGCAAACATTGTTTTTTGGTGAAGACAAAAGGCCATTAAATATGATTCTAGATGACGGCGGTGATTTAACCAACATGGTGATTGACCGTTACCCAGAATTAGTTGCCGGAATTAAAGGTTTGTCTGAAGAGACCACCACTGGAGTTCACCGTTTATACGAAAGAATGAAAGCAGGAACCTTACCAATGCCCGCAATCAACGTGAATGACTCGGTTACTAAATCTAAGTTTGACAACAAATACGGTTGTAAAGAATCTGCAGTGGATGCCGTTCGTCGTGCCACAGATATTATGCTAGCGGGTAAAAGAGTAGTAGTATGCGGATACGGTGACGTAGGAAAAGGTACTGCAGCTTCTTTTAGAGGTGCTGGATCTATTGTGACCGTTACCGAAATTGACCCAATTTGTGCCTTACAAGCTGCGATGGACGGTTTTGAAGTTAAAAAATTAAATACGGTTGTTGCAAATGCCGACATCATTATTACCACTACTGGAAATAAAGATATCGTTCTTGGTTCGCACTTTGAGCAAATGAAAGACAAAACTATCGTTTGTAACATCGGACACTTTGATAACGAAATTGCAGTTGCTTGGTTGAATACCAACCACGGAGCCTCTAAGGTCGAAATCAAACCTCAGGTTGATAAATATACCATTAACGGCAAAGACATTATCTTACTTGCTGAAGGCCGTTTAGTGAACCTTGGTTGCGCTACAGGACATCCAAGTTTTGTGATGAGTAACTCGTTTACAAACCAAACTTTGGCTCAAATTGAATTATGGAAAAACAGTGCTGCCTACCAAAATGAAGTATATATGTTGCCAAAACACTTAGACGAAAAAGTAGCAATGCTTCACTTAGCTAAATTAGGAGTTGAGTTAGAAACATTACGCGAAGATCAAGCTGCCTATATTGGTGTAGGCGTAGATGGCCCATTCAAACCAGAATACTACCGATACTAA
- a CDS encoding 4'-phosphopantetheinyl transferase family protein, whose translation MPLYKKIQHNSGTQLLIWEITESYDQLFSEVVLNMKNRIRLKGMKSELHQRGFLSVRKLLQEAGFNDLDLYYDAFGKPHLIDGNYISITHSHHFSAIIISDQTVGIDMELQREKITRIADKFVSKEFKYLDTKDPKKYIDQLTVIWGAKEAIFKIRNEKGISFKEHIEVASFDLEKKQTTANLRFQGLKQQYIIKYESIAGFGLVYAFEKI comes from the coding sequence ATGCCTTTATACAAAAAGATCCAACATAATTCCGGTACACAGCTCCTTATTTGGGAAATTACGGAGTCTTATGACCAATTATTTAGCGAAGTGGTTCTAAATATGAAAAACAGAATTCGCCTCAAGGGTATGAAATCTGAACTACACCAAAGAGGTTTTTTGAGCGTAAGAAAACTTCTACAAGAAGCAGGGTTTAATGATTTGGATTTGTATTATGATGCCTTTGGTAAGCCGCATTTAATTGACGGTAATTATATCTCCATTACGCATTCGCACCATTTTTCGGCAATTATCATTAGTGATCAAACTGTTGGAATTGATATGGAATTGCAGCGCGAAAAAATCACTCGCATAGCCGATAAATTTGTAAGTAAAGAATTTAAATATTTAGACACAAAAGACCCCAAAAAATACATTGACCAATTAACCGTGATTTGGGGTGCCAAGGAAGCCATCTTTAAAATCAGAAACGAAAAAGGAATCAGTTTTAAGGAGCACATTGAGGTAGCTTCTTTTGATTTAGAAAAAAAACAAACTACTGCCAATTTGCGGTTTCAGGGCTTAAAACAGCAGTACATAATTAAATACGAATCTATAGCGGGTTTTGGTTTGGTGTATGCTTTTGAGAAAATATAA
- a CDS encoding group III truncated hemoglobin has translation MKTPLKEITTREDIAMLVGAFYTKIRADKEIGFYFNESITDWDAHLEKLTDFWQMNLFGTKGYTGNPLQVHVAVDTHFEEKIGPNEFGIWLNHWAQTLDELFVGENASILKRRARKMGTFIYMEMFKSRTPK, from the coding sequence ATGAAGACACCGCTTAAAGAGATTACTACCAGAGAAGACATTGCCATGTTAGTTGGCGCTTTTTATACCAAAATAAGAGCAGACAAAGAAATTGGTTTTTACTTTAACGAAAGTATTACCGACTGGGACGCACATTTAGAAAAACTGACGGATTTTTGGCAAATGAATCTTTTTGGCACCAAAGGCTACACAGGCAATCCTTTGCAGGTACATGTGGCGGTAGATACGCATTTTGAAGAAAAAATAGGTCCTAATGAGTTTGGAATCTGGCTCAACCATTGGGCACAAACCCTAGACGAACTCTTTGTGGGAGAAAATGCCTCTATTTTAAAACGACGCGCCCGTAAAATGGGTACCTTTATCTACATGGAAATGTTTAAAAGCAGAACTCCAAAATAA
- a CDS encoding geranylgeranylglyceryl/heptaprenylglyceryl phosphate synthase, with protein MQNKNKIYQEILKAKANKQQLLAILLDPDKISWQQLDSLCVKINQSPATHIFIGGSLVVCDRMDELIISLKQKVRLPIVLFPGDPSQISDKADAILFLSLLSGRNPDYLIAHQVQAAPVLKKTSLEIIPTAYILISGGKKTAVERVSKTAPLDPENTAVVTATALAGEMMGNQLVYLEAGSGAALAVPQQCIASVAQQLTAAPLIVGGGIVSAQGIADAYKAGADMVVIGTAFEKDMHFFDHLNNQ; from the coding sequence ATGCAAAATAAAAACAAAATATACCAGGAGATTTTAAAGGCTAAAGCAAATAAACAGCAATTATTGGCCATCTTGTTGGATCCAGATAAAATCAGCTGGCAGCAATTGGATTCTTTATGCGTAAAAATAAACCAATCTCCCGCAACCCATATTTTCATTGGCGGTAGCCTTGTGGTTTGTGATAGAATGGACGAATTGATAATTAGTTTAAAACAAAAAGTCCGCTTACCGATAGTGTTGTTTCCGGGTGATCCGTCTCAAATTTCGGACAAAGCAGATGCCATTTTGTTCCTGTCCTTGTTATCGGGTCGGAATCCCGATTATTTAATAGCACACCAAGTACAAGCGGCACCTGTTTTAAAGAAAACTTCGCTAGAGATTATTCCGACGGCTTATATTTTAATTTCTGGTGGCAAAAAAACAGCCGTAGAGCGGGTCAGCAAAACCGCTCCATTAGATCCTGAAAATACTGCAGTAGTGACTGCTACGGCATTGGCCGGAGAAATGATGGGAAACCAATTAGTATATCTTGAGGCAGGAAGCGGTGCGGCACTTGCTGTCCCGCAACAGTGTATTGCGTCTGTTGCACAACAACTAACCGCTGCTCCTTTGATTGTTGGAGGAGGCATCGTTAGTGCTCAAGGGATTGCAGATGCCTATAAAGCAGGGGCGGATATGGTGGTTATAGGTACTGCTTTTGAAAAAGATATGCATTTTTTTGATCACTTAAATAACCAATAA
- the pnuC gene encoding nicotinamide riboside transporter PnuC: MIDFFLNAYAQAPIFQIVLEFVAFVFGIMSVWYASKENILVYPTGLIATIISVYLLYIAGYLGDMLINGYFTIMSFYGWYQWSQKTNNADKLPITRTNLTQKGIGLLLFLGTIVVVWSIYKLFNYTINPENYLDILASGIFFTAMWYMAHKKIENWVLWILGDLLVTPLYAYRGLGMLSLQYLIFTILAILAYLEWRKILNNNQQTYSE, from the coding sequence ATGATAGATTTTTTTTTAAACGCCTATGCACAAGCCCCAATATTTCAGATTGTTTTAGAGTTTGTTGCGTTTGTTTTTGGTATCATGAGTGTGTGGTATGCTAGCAAAGAAAATATTTTAGTTTATCCAACGGGTTTAATTGCAACCATAATTTCGGTATATTTACTTTATATTGCAGGTTATTTGGGAGACATGCTTATTAATGGATATTTTACCATAATGAGTTTTTATGGTTGGTACCAGTGGTCTCAAAAAACAAACAATGCAGACAAATTGCCTATTACCAGAACAAATCTGACCCAAAAAGGCATTGGTTTGCTTCTTTTTTTAGGTACTATAGTAGTGGTTTGGAGCATTTACAAACTATTTAATTATACGATTAATCCAGAGAATTATTTGGACATTTTAGCTTCAGGAATTTTTTTTACTGCCATGTGGTACATGGCACACAAAAAAATTGAAAACTGGGTGCTCTGGATTCTAGGAGATCTCCTTGTAACTCCTTTATATGCATATAGAGGTTTAGGAATGCTGTCTTTACAATATTTAATCTTTACAATTTTGGCTATTTTAGCTTATTTAGAATGGAGGAAAATCTTAAACAACAACCAACAGACGTATTCAGAATAG